Proteins encoded together in one Staphylococcus aureus window:
- the acnA gene encoding aconitate hydratase AcnA — MAANFKEQSKKHFDLNGQSYTYYDLKAVEEQGITKVSNLPYSIRVLLESLLRQEDDFVITDDHIKALSQFGKDGNEGEVPFKPSRVILQDFTGVPAVVDLASLRKAMDDVGGDITKINPEVPVDLVIDHSVQVDSYANPEALERNMKLEFERNYERYQFLNWATKAFDNYNAVPPATGIVHQVNLEYLASVVHVRDVDGEKTAFPDTLVGTDSHTTMINGIGVLGWGVGGIEAEAGMLGQPSYFPIPEVIGVRLVNSLPQGATATDLALRVTQELRKKGVVGKFVEFFGPGVQHLPLADRATIANMAPEYGATCGFFPVDDESLKYMKLTGRSDEHIALVKEYLKQNHMFFDVEKEDPNYTDVIELDLSTVEASLSGPKRPQDLIFLSDMKSSFENSVTAPAGNQGHGLDKSEFDKKAEINFKDGSKATMKTGDIAIAAITSCTNTSNPYVMLGAGLVAKKAVEKGLKVPEYVKTSLAPGSKVVTGYLRDAGLQPYLDDLGFNLVGYGCTTCIGNSGPLLPEIEKAIADEDLLVTSVLSGNRNFEGRIHPLVKANYLASPQLVVAYALAGTVDIDLQNEPIGKGNDGEDVYLKDIWPSIKEVSDTVDSVVTPELFIEEYNNVYNNNELWNEIDVTDQPLYDFDPNSTYIQNPSFFQGLSKEPGTIVPLNGLRVMGKFGDSVTTDHISPAGAIGKDTPAGKYLQDHQVPIREFNSYGSRRGNHEVMVRGTFANIRIKNQLAPGTEGGFTTYWPTNEVMPIFDAAMKYKEDGTGLVVLAGNDYGMGSSRDWAAKGTNLLGVKTVIAQSYERIHRSNLVMMGVLPLEFKKGESADSLGLDGTEEISVNIDENVQPHDYVKVTAKKQDGDLVEFDAMVRFDSLVEMDYYRHGGILQMVLRNKLAQ, encoded by the coding sequence ATGGCTGCAAATTTTAAAGAGCAATCAAAAAAACATTTTGACTTGAATGGCCAAAGTTATACTTACTATGATTTAAAAGCTGTAGAAGAGCAAGGTATTACTAAAGTTTCCAATTTACCTTATTCAATTCGTGTTTTGTTAGAATCTTTACTTCGTCAAGAAGATGATTTTGTAATTACAGACGATCATATTAAAGCTTTAAGTCAGTTTGGAAAAGATGGAAATGAAGGCGAGGTACCATTTAAACCTTCTCGTGTTATTTTACAAGATTTCACAGGTGTACCAGCCGTAGTTGATTTAGCTTCTTTACGTAAAGCAATGGATGACGTTGGGGGAGATATTACTAAAATTAATCCAGAAGTACCGGTGGATTTAGTTATTGACCACTCAGTTCAAGTGGATAGCTATGCAAATCCAGAAGCTCTTGAACGTAATATGAAATTAGAATTTGAACGTAACTATGAACGTTATCAGTTTTTAAATTGGGCAACGAAAGCATTTGATAATTACAATGCAGTTCCTCCTGCAACTGGAATAGTTCACCAAGTTAACTTAGAATATTTAGCAAGTGTTGTACATGTTCGTGATGTAGATGGTGAAAAAACTGCATTTCCAGATACATTAGTTGGTACTGATTCACATACAACAATGATAAATGGTATTGGCGTACTAGGATGGGGTGTTGGTGGTATTGAAGCTGAAGCTGGAATGCTTGGACAACCTTCTTATTTCCCAATTCCAGAGGTTATTGGTGTACGACTAGTAAATTCATTACCACAAGGCGCAACAGCAACTGATTTAGCGTTAAGAGTAACTCAAGAGCTACGTAAAAAAGGTGTTGTTGGTAAATTTGTGGAGTTCTTTGGTCCAGGTGTACAACATTTACCACTAGCAGACCGTGCTACAATTGCAAACATGGCACCAGAGTATGGAGCAACTTGCGGATTCTTCCCAGTTGATGATGAATCTCTTAAATATATGAAGTTAACTGGTAGATCAGACGAACATATCGCGCTAGTAAAAGAATATTTGAAACAAAACCATATGTTCTTTGATGTTGAGAAAGAAGATCCTAATTATACAGATGTTATCGAATTGGATTTATCAACAGTTGAAGCATCGCTTTCAGGACCAAAACGTCCTCAAGATTTAATTTTCTTAAGTGATATGAAATCATCATTTGAAAATTCTGTAACAGCTCCAGCAGGCAACCAAGGACACGGTTTAGATAAAAGTGAATTTGATAAGAAAGCTGAAATTAACTTTAAAGATGGATCAAAAGCTACAATGAAAACAGGTGATATTGCAATAGCAGCAATTACATCATGTACAAATACATCTAACCCTTATGTAATGTTAGGTGCAGGTTTAGTTGCTAAAAAAGCAGTTGAAAAAGGCTTGAAAGTTCCTGAATACGTTAAAACTTCTCTAGCACCAGGATCAAAAGTTGTTACCGGATATTTAAGAGATGCTGGCTTACAACCTTATTTAGATGATTTAGGCTTCAACTTGGTTGGTTATGGATGTACAACTTGTATCGGTAATTCAGGTCCTTTATTACCAGAAATTGAAAAAGCGATTGCTGATGAGGACCTATTAGTGACATCTGTATTATCTGGTAACCGTAACTTTGAAGGTCGTATCCATCCTCTTGTTAAAGCCAATTACCTAGCTTCACCACAGTTAGTTGTTGCTTATGCATTAGCTGGAACGGTTGATATTGATTTACAAAATGAACCTATTGGTAAAGGTAATGACGGTGAAGATGTATATTTGAAAGATATTTGGCCATCAATTAAAGAAGTTTCAGATACCGTTGATAGTGTTGTAACACCTGAATTATTTATTGAAGAATATAATAACGTATACAATAACAACGAATTATGGAATGAGATTGATGTAACTGATCAACCTCTATATGACTTTGATCCTAATTCAACATACATTCAAAATCCATCATTCTTCCAAGGATTATCTAAAGAACCGGGTACGATTGTTCCATTAAATGGTTTACGTGTTATGGGTAAATTCGGTGATTCTGTGACAACTGACCACATCTCTCCAGCAGGTGCAATTGGTAAAGATACGCCAGCTGGTAAATATTTACAAGATCATCAAGTGCCTATTCGTGAATTTAATTCATATGGTTCAAGACGTGGTAATCACGAAGTAATGGTTCGAGGTACGTTTGCTAATATACGTATTAAAAACCAATTAGCGCCAGGTACTGAAGGTGGTTTTACAACTTATTGGCCAACAAATGAAGTAATGCCTATCTTTGATGCTGCAATGAAATATAAAGAAGATGGTACAGGTTTAGTTGTATTAGCTGGTAACGATTATGGTATGGGTTCATCTCGTGACTGGGCAGCAAAAGGTACAAACTTATTAGGTGTTAAAACAGTTATTGCACAAAGTTATGAACGTATCCATCGTTCAAATTTAGTTATGATGGGTGTATTACCATTAGAGTTTAAAAAAGGTGAATCAGCTGATTCTCTTGGTCTAGATGGTACAGAAGAAATTTCTGTTAATATTGATGAAAATGTTCAACCACATGACTACGTCAAAGTTACTGCTAAGAAGCAAGATGGTGATTTGGTAGAATTTGACGCTATGGTTCGTTTTGACTCACTTGTTGAAATGGATTACTATCGTCACGGTGGAATTTTACAAATGGTTTTAAGAAATAAATTAGCGCAATAA
- the menI gene encoding 1,4-dihydroxy-2-naphthoyl-CoA hydrolase MenI: MIYSITEIEARYAETDKMGVIYHGNYATWFEVARLDYISKLGFSYADMEKQGIISPVTDLNVNYKKSIFYPEKVKVKTWVEKYSRLRSVYKYEIFNEKGELATTGSTELICIKEDTFKPIRLDRYFPDWHEAYSKVQTLNNEGKTVEIMDGIDSL; this comes from the coding sequence ATGATATATAGTATTACAGAAATAGAAGCGCGTTATGCTGAAACTGATAAGATGGGTGTAATTTATCACGGGAATTATGCAACTTGGTTTGAAGTTGCGCGGTTGGATTATATATCGAAGTTAGGTTTTAGTTATGCTGATATGGAAAAACAAGGAATCATTTCACCTGTGACTGACCTCAATGTCAATTATAAAAAGTCTATTTTTTATCCAGAAAAAGTTAAAGTTAAAACTTGGGTTGAAAAATATTCGAGATTACGTTCAGTGTATAAATATGAGATTTTTAATGAAAAAGGTGAACTTGCAACTACAGGTTCCACAGAATTGATTTGCATTAAAGAAGATACTTTTAAGCCTATACGGTTGGATCGTTATTTCCCAGATTGGCATGAAGCTTATAGTAAAGTGCAAACGCTCAATAATGAAGGGAAAACAGTAGAGATAATGGATGGTATTGATTCTTTATAA
- a CDS encoding HesB/YadR/YfhF family protein yields MQIELTDAAVTWFKNELELPENNKVLVFFVRYGGEFQLKQGFSPAFTVEPKEDVDIGYEQQYDDLNVVVAEKDLWYFEDDHIIVNVVDHEDEISYSTK; encoded by the coding sequence ATGCAAATAGAACTTACTGATGCAGCAGTAACTTGGTTTAAAAATGAACTTGAGTTGCCTGAAAATAATAAAGTGCTCGTGTTTTTTGTAAGATATGGTGGCGAATTCCAACTCAAGCAAGGATTTAGTCCTGCTTTTACAGTTGAACCAAAGGAAGATGTTGATATTGGCTATGAACAACAATATGACGATTTAAATGTTGTCGTAGCGGAAAAAGATTTGTGGTACTTTGAAGATGACCACATTATTGTAAATGTAGTTGATCACGAAGATGAAATTTCTTATTCCACAAAATAA